The proteins below are encoded in one region of Rana temporaria chromosome 2, aRanTem1.1, whole genome shotgun sequence:
- the LOC120928775 gene encoding zinc finger protein 271-like codes for MEAKRITNQKVHTEEKPFQCAECGKAFKQKSILIRHNKVHTGEKPYQCSECDKAFKQKSVLIGHKKVHTGEKPYPCSECDKAFKTKSHLLRHKMIHRGERPYQCSECDKAFRNNGELIMHLRVHTGEKPYQCSECDKAFAWKDNLYVHKRIHTGEKPYKCSECDKAFTVIGELSRHKMIHSGDKPYQCSECDKAFAVKRGLIRHQRIHIEEKPYPCSECDKGFTQKAHLIRHQHFHTGERPYQCSECDKAFTRREFLIIHERIHTGEKAYQCSECGKTFAHRENLNRHRKIHTGEKPYQCFECNKAFTVKAELNMHQVIHTGEKPYRCSECDKAFARKEYLSIHKRIHTGEKAYQCPECGRMFAHKESLIPHQRIHTGEKPYPCSECEKAFKTKSCLIIHQRIHNREKPHHCSECDKTFTQKVHLIRHTLTHTGEKPYQCPECDKGYTVKAGLINHQRIHKLQLQKGNSGRRGKVKVVTAKPQ; via the coding sequence ATGGAGGCAAAGCGTATCACAAACCAGAAGGTTCACACCGAAGAGAAACCTTTTCAATGTGcagaatgtggcaaagcttttaaaCAGAAGTCCATTCTTATCAGACACAACaaggttcacactggagaaaagccatatcagtgttctgaatgtgacaaagcttttaaaCAGAAGTCCGTTCTTATCGGACACAAGaaggttcacactggagaaaagCCATATccgtgttctgaatgtgacaaagcttttaaaaCAAAGTCACATCTTTTAAGACACAAGATGATTCACCGTGGAGAGAGGCCATATCAGTGTTCCgaatgtgataaagcttttaGAAACAACGGAGAACTTATCATGCACTtgagggttcacactggagagaagccatatcaatgttctgaatgtgataaagcttttGCATGGAAGGATAACCTCTATGTACACAAGAGGATTCACACCGGAGAGAAACCATATAAGTGCTCCgaatgtgataaagcttttaCAGTCATTGGAGAACTTTCCAGACATAAAATGATTCACTCCGGAGACAAGCCATATCAGTGTTCCGAATGTGATAAAGCTTTTGCAGTCAAAAGAGGGCTTATcagacaccagaggattcacattGAAGAAAAACCATATccatgttctgaatgtgacaaaggtTTTACACAGAAGGCACACCTTATCAGACACCAAcattttcacactggagagaggcCGTATCAATGCTCtgaatgtgataaagcttttaCAAGGAGGGAATTTCTTATCATACACGAAAGGATTCACACTGGTGAGAAGGcatatcaatgttctgaatgtggAAAAACTTTTGCACATAGGGAAAATCTTAACAGACACCGgaagattcacactggagagaagccatatcaatgTTTTGAATGTAATAAAGCTTTTACAGTGAAGGCAGAGCTTAATATGCACCAGgtaattcacacaggagagaagccataccggtgttctgaatgtgacaaagcatTTGCAAGGAAGGAATACCTTTCCATACATAAAAGGATTCACACTGGCGAGAAAGCATATCAATGTCCTGAATGTGGAAGAATGTTTGCACATAAGGAAAGCCTTATcccacaccagagaattcacactggagagaagccatatccgTGTTCAGAATGTGAGAAAGCTTTTAAAACAAAGTCGTGCCTTATCATACATCAGAGGATTCACAATAGGGAGAAGCCACATcattgttctgaatgtgacaaaactTTTACACAGAAAGTTCATCTTATTAGACACACGTTgactcacactggagagaagccatatcagtgtCCTGAATGTGACAAAGGTTATACAGTTAAAGCAGGGCTAATAAaccaccagaggattcacaagcTTCAGCTGCAGAAAGGAAACTCTGGAAGAAGGGGGAAGGTTAAAGTGGTAACGGCTAAGCCACAATGA